One window of the Paraburkholderia sp. PGU19 genome contains the following:
- a CDS encoding RluA family pseudouridine synthase, with amino-acid sequence MKELGKISQKSVSSPVASDQVSMIEIDDSAAGQRIDNFLLRVCKGVPKSHIYRILRSGEVRVNKGRVDAQYRLAFGDLVRVPPIRVAKADEAVQAPVPSAHFEILFEDEHMLVIDKPAGVAVHGGSGVAFGVIEQLRAARPQAKFLELVHRLDRETSGVLMLAKKRAALVNLHEQIRENRMDKRYYACVHGEWASDWGRRRAVKEPLHKYLLPDGERRVRVQPDGLPSHTIFNLVDRWPGYALLEAELKTGRTHQIRVHLAHLGLPIIGDAKYGDFALNKALARANAQPGLKRMFLHAYRLKLAHPATGDTLQFEAPLPADCKRFIAQLAGMAGAGTHEQSQTETKTHG; translated from the coding sequence ATGAAAGAGTTAGGCAAAATATCCCAGAAATCGGTGTCAAGCCCCGTTGCAAGCGATCAGGTGTCGATGATCGAAATCGACGACAGCGCGGCCGGTCAGCGGATCGACAACTTCCTGTTACGCGTCTGTAAGGGCGTGCCGAAAAGTCATATTTATCGGATTCTGCGCAGCGGCGAGGTGCGCGTGAACAAGGGTCGCGTGGACGCGCAATACCGTCTCGCCTTTGGCGATCTGGTGCGCGTGCCACCTATTCGCGTCGCGAAGGCGGACGAGGCGGTGCAGGCGCCCGTGCCGTCCGCGCACTTCGAAATCCTGTTCGAAGACGAGCATATGCTCGTGATCGACAAGCCGGCCGGCGTCGCCGTGCACGGCGGCAGCGGGGTCGCGTTCGGTGTGATCGAGCAGTTGCGGGCCGCGCGTCCGCAGGCGAAATTTCTGGAACTGGTGCACCGGCTGGACCGGGAGACGTCGGGCGTGCTGATGCTCGCGAAAAAGCGCGCAGCGCTCGTGAATCTGCATGAGCAGATTCGCGAGAACCGGATGGACAAGCGCTATTACGCGTGCGTGCACGGCGAATGGGCGAGCGATTGGGGCCGCCGGCGTGCCGTGAAGGAGCCGCTGCATAAATATCTGCTGCCGGATGGCGAGCGGCGCGTGCGCGTGCAGCCGGACGGGCTGCCATCGCACACTATTTTCAATCTCGTCGATCGTTGGCCCGGTTACGCGCTGCTCGAAGCGGAACTGAAAACGGGTCGGACCCATCAGATTCGTGTCCATCTGGCGCATCTGGGGCTGCCGATCATCGGCGACGCCAAATATGGCGATTTCGCGTTGAACAAGGCGCTTGCGCGCGCGAACGCGCAGCCGGGGCTCAAGCGGATGTTTTTGCACGCTTACCGGCTTAAGCTGGCGCACCCGGCGACGGGCGACACACTACAGTTCGAAGCGCCGTTGCCGGCAGACTGCAAGCGGTTCATCGCGCAACTTGCCGGGATGGCCGGCGCAGGAACGCACGAACAATCACAAACCGAGACGAAAACGCATGGCTAG
- a CDS encoding Rieske 2Fe-2S domain-containing protein, whose amino-acid sequence MTDVAQEAVRICASEELVDGGAGVRRDATFAGGDAVVFFVRYDGVAYGYLNRCAHVPMELDWNEGQFFESSGLYLMCATHGAIYAPDTGKCVGGPCRGGRLRPVRVDERDTPEGRTVFWLPDADLRPAST is encoded by the coding sequence ATGACGGACGTCGCGCAGGAGGCGGTGCGCATTTGCGCATCCGAAGAACTCGTCGACGGCGGCGCGGGCGTGCGCCGCGACGCGACATTCGCGGGCGGCGACGCCGTGGTGTTCTTCGTCCGCTATGACGGCGTGGCGTATGGCTATCTGAACCGCTGCGCGCACGTGCCAATGGAACTGGACTGGAACGAAGGACAGTTCTTCGAATCGTCCGGCTTATACTTGATGTGCGCGACGCATGGCGCGATTTACGCGCCGGATACGGGCAAATGCGTCGGCGGTCCGTGCCGCGGCGGCAGACTTCGCCCGGTACGCGTCGACGAGCGCGACACACCTGAAGGGCGCACAGTGTTCTGGCTTCCGGACGCTGATCTGCGTCCAGCATCTACCTGA
- a CDS encoding SAM-dependent methyltransferase, with protein sequence MSGVLYLIPNTLGDGDAAALDDVLPAPVRARAAALHYYIGENAKTTRAFLKKVGTERAIQEIEIRELNVNTPAGEIDKLLAPVLAGTDAGLVSEAGCPAVADPGALLVRRAHERGVKVVPLVGPSSILLALMASGLNGQSFAFHGYLPVDANERAKRLRDLEQQSRKGKQTQIFIETPYRNRALLDTLIATCAPSTLVCVAVDLTLESETIVSRTVADWKKKPGLDLHKRPAIFLILAA encoded by the coding sequence ATGAGCGGCGTTCTCTATCTGATCCCGAACACGCTCGGCGACGGCGACGCCGCCGCGCTGGATGATGTCCTGCCCGCGCCCGTTCGCGCTCGCGCGGCAGCCCTGCACTATTACATAGGCGAAAACGCCAAAACCACGCGCGCATTCCTGAAGAAAGTCGGCACGGAACGGGCTATCCAGGAAATCGAGATTCGCGAACTGAACGTCAATACGCCGGCGGGCGAAATCGACAAGTTGCTGGCGCCTGTCCTTGCGGGGACGGATGCCGGGCTCGTGTCGGAGGCCGGCTGCCCGGCCGTCGCCGATCCGGGGGCGCTGCTCGTGCGGCGCGCACACGAGCGTGGCGTGAAGGTGGTGCCGTTAGTCGGGCCGAGTTCAATCCTGCTCGCGCTGATGGCGTCGGGATTGAACGGCCAGAGCTTTGCGTTTCACGGCTACCTGCCCGTCGACGCGAACGAGCGCGCGAAACGCCTCCGGGACCTCGAACAGCAGTCGCGTAAAGGCAAGCAGACGCAGATTTTCATCGAGACGCCTTACCGGAATCGCGCGTTGCTCGACACGCTGATCGCGACCTGCGCGCCGTCGACGCTCGTTTGCGTCGCCGTCGATCTGACACTGGAAAGCGAAACCATCGTGAGCCGGACGGTTGCCGACTGGAAGAAAAAGCCGGGACTGGACCTCCACAAGCGTCCAGCGATCTTCCTGATTCTGGCGGCCTGA
- a CDS encoding S49 family peptidase, with translation MSDNLTPDPNEPAATGREPRRVPADEPNWERAALERIALAAVNEQRAARRWRIFFRFLFLGVLVLIAWAVLDFSGEKVATSGRHTALVTLEGEIASDTNANAEDVDAALASAFDDAGTAGVILRCNSPGGSPVQAGIIYREIRRLRAKYPSIPLYVVVSDMCASGGYYAAAAADKIYVDKASIVGSIGVLMDGFGFTGLMDKLGIQRRMRTSGENKGFYDPFSPDTPKMDQHAQAMLDEIHAQFIDAVKQGRGKRLQESPDIFSGLFWTGEKSVELGLADGFGDTDYVAREIIKAPDVVDYTVKESITDRVARKFGAAVGNGAVHAMAAIGRLNLR, from the coding sequence ATGTCCGATAATCTGACTCCCGATCCGAACGAACCGGCCGCAACAGGCCGCGAGCCGCGCCGGGTGCCCGCCGACGAGCCGAACTGGGAGCGCGCCGCGCTCGAACGGATTGCGCTGGCGGCCGTCAACGAGCAACGCGCCGCGCGCCGCTGGCGCATCTTTTTTCGTTTCCTGTTTCTCGGCGTGCTGGTCCTGATTGCGTGGGCTGTGCTGGATTTCAGCGGAGAGAAGGTCGCCACGTCGGGGCGGCATACGGCACTCGTGACACTTGAGGGTGAGATCGCGTCGGATACCAACGCGAACGCGGAAGATGTCGACGCCGCACTAGCGAGTGCATTCGACGACGCGGGCACGGCGGGCGTGATCCTGCGTTGTAACAGCCCGGGCGGCAGTCCTGTTCAGGCGGGGATTATCTACCGTGAAATCCGTCGATTGCGCGCGAAATATCCGTCTATTCCGCTTTACGTCGTTGTCAGCGACATGTGCGCGTCGGGTGGGTATTATGCTGCGGCGGCCGCCGACAAGATTTACGTGGACAAGGCGAGCATCGTCGGTTCGATTGGCGTGTTGATGGACGGCTTCGGCTTTACGGGCTTGATGGACAAGCTTGGTATTCAGCGCAGGATGCGCACTTCCGGTGAGAACAAGGGTTTTTACGATCCGTTCTCGCCCGATACGCCGAAGATGGATCAACATGCGCAGGCGATGCTGGACGAGATCCACGCGCAGTTCATTGATGCCGTGAAACAGGGGCGCGGCAAGCGCCTTCAGGAATCGCCGGATATCTTCTCCGGTCTGTTCTGGACGGGTGAAAAGAGCGTCGAGCTGGGCCTTGCGGACGGTTTCGGCGACACAGATTACGTCGCGCGCGAAATCATCAAGGCGCCCGATGTGGTCGACTACACGGTGAAGGAGAGCATCACCGATCGTGTTGCGCGCAAGTTCGGCGCGGCCGTCGGCAACGGCGCCGTTCACGCGATGGCGGCAATTGGCCGGTTGAATTTGCGATAG
- a CDS encoding HAD-IA family hydrolase, whose translation MAREQFDLIVFDWDGTLMDSTVHITRSIQAACRDLGLPVPADEAASFVIGLGLRDALQIAAPTLDPSDYPRLAERYRFHYLVKDQTTELFSGVREMLADLRDQGYLLAIATGKSRVGLNRALDQVRLTSLFDGTRCADETFSKPHPAMLQELTRELGQDPVRTVMIGDTTHDLQMAINAGVSGIGVTYGAHPADSLTALEPKFVADSIASLSGWLREHA comes from the coding sequence ATGGCTAGAGAGCAATTTGACCTGATCGTCTTCGATTGGGATGGCACGTTGATGGACTCGACCGTCCACATCACGCGCAGCATTCAGGCGGCCTGCCGCGATCTCGGGCTGCCCGTGCCAGCTGACGAGGCTGCGAGCTTCGTGATCGGCCTGGGTTTGCGCGACGCACTGCAGATCGCCGCGCCGACGCTCGATCCATCCGACTATCCGCGTCTCGCCGAGCGCTATCGCTTCCACTATCTGGTGAAGGATCAGACGACCGAGCTGTTTTCGGGTGTGCGCGAGATGCTCGCGGATCTGCGCGATCAGGGCTATCTGCTCGCGATTGCGACGGGGAAGAGCCGTGTCGGGCTGAACCGCGCGCTCGATCAGGTCCGGCTCACGAGTCTTTTCGACGGCACGCGCTGCGCCGATGAAACGTTCTCGAAACCGCATCCGGCTATGCTGCAGGAACTGACACGCGAACTGGGGCAGGACCCCGTGCGCACGGTGATGATCGGCGATACCACACACGATCTTCAGATGGCGATCAACGCAGGCGTGTCGGGCATTGGCGTCACGTACGGCGCACACCCCGCGGATTCGTTGACGGCGCTGGAGCCGAAATTCGTCGCGGACAGCATCGCGTCGCTGTCGGGCTGGTTGCGGGAGCACGCATGA